Below is a window of Sulfitobacter sp. SK012 DNA.
TTCTTGCGTTTGGCCCTGCACAGCCCGGACAAACCGCCCGTCGTATTCTCCCGGCGTGGCGTTGCGCAGCTGAGCATCAAGCGTGTCATGCACCACATCGGGCGCATCAAGTGCCGCCAACGACACTGGCAATAAGCGCCGCGGCCCAAGGGTCACGCCGCCTTGCAACCCATCGGTCAAGAAATGCGCTTCGCTATCCCCACCGAGCCCCGTCGTGCGCATCGCAACAGCTTCAACCATCGTGCGGTAAGGACCAACCCGCGCGCCCGCTGGGTCGATCGCAGGTCGGCCACCTCGAAGCAGCGCCACATCTGTTGTCGTTCCGCCAATGTCGCTGACCAACGCATCTGAGGCACCGGTCATCCACCGCGCCCCAACAATCGATGCGGCAGGCCCGCTGAGGATCGTTTCAATGGGCCGTTCCCGGGCCTGAGCACTTGAAATCAGGGCACCGTCCCCGCGCACCACCATCAGCGGCGCGGTTACGCCAAGCTCGGTCAACATATGCTCTGCCCGACCAATCAACCTGTCGATCATCCCAATAAGCCGCGCATTCAACACCGCCGTCATCGCGCGCTTGGGTCCGTTCAACCGCGCAGACAGTTGATGCGACGCCGACACAGGCCGACCGGTGATCTGCGCCACCAACTCTGCGGCCCGCAACTCATGCGCAGGGTTTCGCGTGGCGAACTGGCTGGCGACGGCAAAGCCACTCACATCGTGCTTATGTGTCTCTAAAAAGGAAATTAGCGCAACTTCATCCAGCGGTAACGCCTCGCCACCTGCATGGTTATGTCCCCCAGACAGCACCACATGCGGATCGCCTTTCAAAGCCCCGCTTAGCCCCTGTGTCTCCAAATCGCGCGCTTTAAATCCGATATAGATCAGCGCGACACGCCCACCCTGCCCTTCAACCAACGCATTGGTTGCAAGCGTTGTGGACAAAGAGGCCATCGATACATCAGCCGCCGCGGTCCCCGACTGCTCCAGCACCGCGCGCACGGCGCTACCCACACCAATGGCCAAATCATGCCGTGTGGTCAGTGCCTTGGCACTT
It encodes the following:
- a CDS encoding hydantoinase/oxoprolinase N-terminal domain-containing protein; translation: MAVLLGVDTGGTYTDAVLIRDEEVVIASAKALTTRHDLAIGVGSAVRAVLEQSGTAAADVSMASLSTTLATNALVEGQGGRVALIYIGFKARDLETQGLSGALKGDPHVVLSGGHNHAGGEALPLDEVALISFLETHKHDVSGFAVASQFATRNPAHELRAAELVAQITGRPVSASHQLSARLNGPKRAMTAVLNARLIGMIDRLIGRAEHMLTELGVTAPLMVVRGDGALISSAQARERPIETILSGPAASIVGARWMTGASDALVSDIGGTTTDVALLRGGRPAIDPAGARVGPYRTMVEAVAMRTTGLGGDSEAHFLTDGLQGGVTLGPRRLLPVSLAALDAPDVVHDTLDAQLRNATPGEYDGRFVRAVQGQTQEGISEREAGLLDRIGDTLHPLGDVLRARVEFSALNRLVERGLVQIAGVTPSDASHVLGLNDAWDNEAARKALLLLGRRRTGAGVMLAQTAGDMAQIILDRLRHQTVIALLETALSEEEAPLNLAPEALAQHLLMQKGLGGHRGLVRIDTGLNLPVIGLGASAQTYYPEVGERLGTQMILPEHAGVANAIGAVVGRVTMRQSGTVTAPSEGKYRVHLTEGPEDFADSEAAMVRLETVLKDVALAQAQAAGAADIQVSIARDIRKAGIEAREVFIEATVTVEAAGRPRVAEG